One Rissa tridactyla isolate bRisTri1 chromosome 4, bRisTri1.patW.cur.20221130, whole genome shotgun sequence DNA window includes the following coding sequences:
- the LOC128908312 gene encoding olfactory receptor 1052-like: MAGRNDSMVTHFILLGLTDHGQLQVPLFFVFAVIYVITVLGNLGMIILIRTHLQLHTPMYFFLSNLSVIDLCYSTVFAPRLLVSFLVESKTISYSACLSQSFFFALFATAEGFLLSAMAYDRYVAICSPLLYSTVMTRRVCTQLVVGSYVGGLLNSLTHTCGLLGLPFCGPNVINHYFCDVPPLLQLACLDTRRNQTLLLVFSAVLALLTLLVIVVSYVRILSAILRIRSDNSRKKTFHTCASHLTAVTIFYGSISFSYIQPSSSYSMEQEKVSAVFYTLVIPMLNPLIYSLRNKEVRNSFRRTLRAKQLFH; encoded by the coding sequence ATGGCTGGAAGGAATGACAGCATGGTAACCCATTTCATCCTCCTAGGACTGACAGACCATGGGCAGCTGCAGGTCCCTCTGTTCTTCGTATTTGCAGTGATTTACGTCATCACTGTGTTGGGGAACCTTGGCATGATCATTTTGATtcggactcatctccagcttCACACTCCCATGTATTTCTTCCTCAGTAACTTGTCCGTGATCGACCTCTGCTATTCCACTGTCTTTGCTCCGAGGTTGCTGGTGAGCTTCCTAGTGGAGAGCAAAACCATTTCCTACTCCGCATGCCTTTCCCAGAGCTTCTTTTTTGCGCTTTTTGCCACGGCGGAGGGGTTCTTACTATCTGCAATGGCAtatgaccgctacgtggccatctgtaGTCCGCTGCTCTACAGTACTGTTATGACCAGGAGAGTCTGTACGCAGCTAGTGGTGGGATCGTACGTGGGGGGGCTCCTGAACTCGTTGACGCACACTTGTGGCTTGCTGGGGCTGCCATTCTGCGGGCCCAATGTCATCAATCATTACTTTTGTGACgtacctcccctgctgcaactggCGTGCTTGGACACCCGGCGTAATCAGACTTTGCTATTAGTTTTCTCTGCAGTTCTCGCTCTCCTGACCCTCCTGGTCATCGTCGTTTCCTACGTGCGCATCCTCTCGGCCATCCTGAGGATCCGGTCGgacaacagcaggaagaaaaccttCCACACCTGTGCCTCTCACCTGACTGCCGTCACCATTTTCTATGGCTCCATTTCATTTAGCTACATCCAACCCAGCTCCAGCTACTCGATGGAGCAGGAGAAAGTCTCAGCAGTCTTCTACACCCTGGTGATCCCCATGCTGAACCCCCTgatctacagcctgaggaacaAGGAAGTGAGGAACAGCTTCAGGAGGACTCTTAGGGCAAAGCAGCTTTTCCACTAA
- the LOC128908309 gene encoding olfactory receptor 1052-like has product MVVSNHTTVTYFILLGLTNRPELQSLLFVTILLIYTITLVGNLGMIALITIDSQLQTPMYFFLVNLSLVDLCYSSVFAPRMLVNFLVENKTLSYSACVAQHFSFVVFVTAEGFLLAVMAYDRYIAICSPLLYTTLMPRKVCIWLVAGSYLGGLLNSLTHTCGLLGLPFCGPNVINHYFCDVPPLLQLACLDTRRNQTLLLVFSAVLALLTLLVIVVSYVRILSAILRIRSDNSRKKTFHTCASHLTAVTIFYGSISFSYIQPSSSYSMEQEKVSAVFYTLVIPMLNPLIYSLRNKEVRNSFRRTLRAKQLFH; this is encoded by the exons ATGGTGGTAAGCAACCACACCACAGTGACCTACTTCATCCTCTTGGGACTGACAAATCGCCCAGAACTACAGTCCCTGCTCTTTGTGACGATCCTGCTAATCTACACCATCACCCTTGTGGGCAACCTTGGCATGATTGCCTTGATCACCATTGACTCCCAGCTGCAAACGCCCATGTATTTCTTCCTCGTTAATTTGTCACTTGTGGATCTCTGTTATTCCTCAGTTTTTGCTCCAAGGATGCTGGTAAACTTCTTAGTGGAGAACAAGACTCTTTCTTACTCAGCATGTGTTGCCCAGCATTTCTCGTTTGTTGTGTTTGTGACCGCAGAGGGATTCCTGCTGGCTGTCATGGCTTACGACCGCTACATAGCCATTTGCAGCCCACTGCTTTACACCACTCTTATGCCCAGGAAGGTCTGTATTTGGCTGGTAGCTGGATCATACCT TGGGGGGCTCCTGAACTCGTTGACGCACACTTGTGGCTTGCTGGGGCTGCCATTCTGCGGGCCCAATGTCATCAATCATTACTTTTGTGACgtacctcccctgctgcaactggCGTGCTTGGACACCCGGCGTAATCAGACTTTGCTATTAGTTTTCTCTGCGGTTCTCGCTCTCCTGACCCTCCTGGTCATCGTCGTTTCCTACGTGCGCATCCTCTCGGCCATCCTGAGGATCCGGTCGgacaacagcaggaagaaaaccttCCACACCTGTGCCTCTCACCTGACTGCCGTCACCATTTTCTATGGCTCCATTTCATTTAGCTACATCCAACCCAGCTCCAGCTACTCGATGGAGCAGGAGAAAGTCTCAGCAGTCTTCTACACCCTGGTGATCCCCATGCTGAACCCCCTgatctacagcctgaggaacaAGGAAGTGAGGAACAGCTTCAGGAGGACTCTTAGGGCAAAGCAGCTTTTCCACTAA
- the LOC128908310 gene encoding olfactory receptor 1052-like: MAGRNDSMVTHFILLGLTDHGQLQVPLFFVFAVIYVITVLGNLGMIILIRTHLQLHTPMYFFLSNLSVIDLCYSTVFAPRLLVSFLVESKTISYSACLSQSFFFALFATAEGFLLSAMAYDRYVAICSPLLYSTVMTRRVCTQLVVGSYVGGLLNSLTHTCGLLGLPFCGPNVINHYFCDVPPLLQLACLDTRRNQTLLLVFSAVLALLTLLVIVVSYVRILSAILRIRSDNSRKKTFHTCASHLTAVTIFYGSISFSYIQPSSSYSMEQEKVSAVFYTLVIPMLNPLIYSLRNKEVRNSFRRTLRAKQLFH; this comes from the coding sequence ATGGCTGGAAGGAATGACAGCATGGTAACCCATTTCATCCTCCTAGGACTGACAGACCATGGGCAGCTGCAGGTCCCTCTGTTCTTCGTATTTGCAGTGATTTACGTCATCACTGTGTTGGGGAACCTTGGCATGATCATTTTGATtcggactcatctccagcttCACACTCCCATGTATTTCTTCCTCAGTAACTTGTCCGTGATCGACCTCTGCTATTCCACTGTCTTTGCTCCGAGGTTGCTGGTGAGCTTCCTAGTGGAGAGCAAAACCATTTCCTACTCCGCATGCCTTTCCCAGAGCTTCTTTTTTGCGCTTTTTGCCACGGCGGAGGGGTTCTTACTATCTGCAATGGCAtatgaccgctacgtggccatctgtaGTCCGCTGCTCTACAGTACTGTTATGACCAGGAGAGTCTGTACGCAGCTAGTGGTGGGATCGTACGTGGGGGGGCTCCTGAACTCGTTGACGCACACTTGTGGCTTGCTGGGGCTGCCATTCTGCGGGCCCAATGTCATCAATCATTACTTTTGTGACgtacctcccctgctgcaactggCGTGCTTGGACACCCGGCGTAATCAGACTTTGCTATTAGTTTTCTCTGCGGTTCTCGCTCTCCTGACCCTCCTGGTCATCGTCGTTTCCTACGTGCGCATCCTCTCGGCCATCCTGAGGATCCGGTCGgacaacagcaggaagaaaaccttCCACACCTGTGCCTCTCACCTGACTGCCGTCACCATTTTCTATGGCTCCATTTCATTTAGCTACATCCAACCCAGCTCCAGCTACTCGATGGAGCAGGAGAAAGTCTCAGCAGTCTTCTACACCCTGGTGATCCCCATGCTGAACCCCCTgatctacagcctgaggaacaAGGAAGTGAGGAACAGCTTCAGGAGGACTCTTAGGGCAAAGCAGCTTTTCCACTAA